A region of Massilia sp. KIM DNA encodes the following proteins:
- a CDS encoding cytochrome ubiquinol oxidase subunit I, with protein MFGFTALDLARIQFAFTMSFHILFPAITIGMASYLAVLELCWLRTGRQVFVDLYHFWLKIFAVTFGMGVVSGIVMAYQIGTNWSYLSEFAGSVMGPLLAYEVLTAFFLEAGFLGVMLFGWNRVGRELHFVATCMVAIGTLISSTWILGANSWMQTPQGYAIEGGRMVPVDWLAIIFNPSFPYRLVHMVIAAYLTTALLVGGSAAWHLLRGRDNPAVRKMMSMAMWMLLIVAPIQAVVGDFHGLNTLKHQPAKLAAMEGHWENRPGHAVPLLLFGIPDMEEERTKYAVGIPYLGSIILTHTLDGQVPALKDFAPEDRPNSLIVFWSFRLMVGLGLLMIALGAWSLFLRRGGRLFGHRLFLRFALWMGPAGLVAILAGWVTTEVGRQPWVVYGVLRTADAVSPHGAASLGLTLLLFVVAYLFVFGAGTAYVLRMIRKGPQHFELARAPEGGPGEERTPMRPLSAADVKNDEDGGAAGGADHHPPRS; from the coding sequence ATGTTCGGTTTCACCGCCCTGGATCTGGCACGAATCCAGTTCGCGTTCACGATGTCCTTCCACATCCTGTTTCCGGCAATCACCATCGGCATGGCCAGCTATCTCGCCGTGCTCGAACTGTGCTGGCTGCGCACCGGGCGCCAGGTCTTCGTCGACCTCTATCATTTCTGGCTCAAGATCTTCGCCGTCACCTTCGGCATGGGCGTGGTCTCGGGCATCGTCATGGCCTACCAGATCGGCACCAACTGGAGCTATTTGTCCGAGTTCGCCGGCAGCGTGATGGGGCCGCTGCTCGCCTACGAGGTGCTGACCGCCTTCTTCCTCGAAGCCGGTTTCCTGGGCGTGATGCTGTTCGGCTGGAACCGGGTCGGGCGCGAGCTGCATTTCGTGGCCACCTGCATGGTCGCGATCGGCACGCTGATCTCCTCGACCTGGATCCTGGGCGCCAACAGCTGGATGCAGACCCCGCAGGGCTATGCCATCGAGGGCGGGCGCATGGTGCCGGTGGACTGGCTGGCGATCATCTTCAACCCCTCGTTTCCCTACCGCCTGGTGCACATGGTGATCGCGGCCTATCTCACCACCGCCCTGCTGGTGGGCGGCTCGGCCGCCTGGCACCTGCTGCGCGGGCGCGACAATCCGGCGGTGCGCAAGATGATGTCGATGGCCATGTGGATGCTGCTGATCGTGGCGCCGATCCAGGCCGTGGTGGGCGACTTCCATGGCCTGAATACCCTGAAGCACCAGCCGGCCAAGCTGGCGGCGATGGAAGGGCACTGGGAGAACCGGCCAGGGCACGCGGTGCCGCTGCTGCTGTTCGGCATCCCGGACATGGAAGAGGAACGCACCAAGTACGCGGTCGGCATCCCCTACCTGGGCAGCATCATCCTGACCCACACCCTGGACGGCCAGGTCCCGGCGCTGAAGGACTTCGCGCCCGAGGACCGGCCGAATTCCCTGATCGTGTTCTGGAGCTTTCGCCTGATGGTCGGCCTGGGCCTGCTCATGATCGCGCTCGGGGCCTGGAGCCTGTTCCTGCGGCGCGGCGGGCGCCTGTTCGGCCACAGGCTGTTCCTGCGCTTCGCCCTGTGGATGGGGCCGGCCGGGCTGGTGGCGATCCTGGCCGGCTGGGTGACCACCGAGGTCGGGCGCCAGCCGTGGGTGGTCTACGGGGTGCTGCGCACCGCCGACGCGGTGTCGCCGCACGGCGCCGCGAGCCTGGGCCTGACCCTGCTGCTGTTCGTGGTCGCCTACCTGTTCGTGTTCGGCGCCGGCACCGCCTACGTGCTGCGCATGATACGCAAAGGCCCCCAGCACTTCGAACTGGCCCGCGCGCCCGAGGGCGGGCCGGGCGAGGAACGCACGCCGATGCGGCCGCTGTCGGCGGCCGACGTCAAGAACGA